In Nitrobacteraceae bacterium AZCC 1564, the following proteins share a genomic window:
- a CDS encoding phospholipase D1/2 (product_source=KO:K01115; cath_funfam=3.30.870.10; cog=COG0398,COG1502; ko=KO:K01115; pfam=PF09335,PF13091; smart=SM00155; superfamily=56024; transmembrane_helix_parts=Outside_1_513,TMhelix_514_536,Inside_537_564,TMhelix_565_587,Outside_588_596,TMhelix_597_619,Inside_620_638,TMhelix_639_661,Outside_662_675,TMhelix_676_698,Inside_699_709,TMhelix_710_732,Outside_733_738): MNLITDHSRICHGSQEPVACADVFQVLPLSVARVSERMILLKNSAIFVPGETVWKTCEAGRAAVLHDAADYFAALRSALLLAEKQVFIVGWDIHSETRLVGPTGATDDGYPVKLGEFLAALVGAKPDLHINILIWDFAALYAAEREINSAQKFAAHGRGRISILMDSTLPLGSAQHQKFVVIDRSIAFSGGLDLTIRRWDTNEHLAENPLRRDPQGSPYLPFHDIQCVVDGEAARALEVLATTRWTAAGGKVSEVPLPLGDRWPGDIPVQARNISVGIARTEPKPGSGYPVHEVFELFQLSIRSAKDLIYIENQFISAPSVAKALAQRMVDCPTLRVLIVTPRRHSSWLESQAMQGGRSNFLAPFVEANVIDRLRILYPAVRGKAVDVPVMVHSKLMTVDDHFLRIGSANLNNRSLGADTECDLAFEATMSGDRKFIRETRNSLIGHFCGVDASVIAAHEADLFEFIDRRSKSDAGRRLLPVRIDVRGTWTDVVQSVADPREPLHLERTARRLWTGRTITAVAAIALLLVGLALAWRYTFLRSYTDVTLLSDVIARHSQSIFAPLFVIAAFLLGGLVVFPVTVLIAATAAALGPFKGFATAALGVLLSASLVFMIGRFVGHRRLQSLLGARALRIQRQIVGKGIMAVAMIRMVPIAPFSIVNVLAGASQLKFRDFIVGTALGMAPGIVAMAALGAQIAEFARHASWSSTLLLGLIIALWLVLCVGVQFLVTWLAERRK, from the coding sequence GTGAATCTGATCACAGATCATTCAAGGATCTGCCATGGTTCACAGGAACCCGTCGCGTGTGCGGACGTTTTTCAGGTATTGCCGCTGTCCGTTGCCCGCGTATCGGAGAGGATGATCCTGCTCAAGAATTCCGCAATCTTCGTGCCCGGCGAGACTGTTTGGAAGACCTGTGAAGCAGGGCGTGCTGCCGTGCTGCACGATGCGGCGGATTATTTTGCAGCACTCAGATCGGCACTGCTTTTGGCCGAAAAGCAGGTCTTTATCGTCGGGTGGGACATTCACAGCGAGACCAGGCTCGTTGGGCCGACAGGGGCTACTGATGACGGGTATCCGGTGAAGTTGGGTGAATTCCTTGCGGCCTTGGTCGGAGCGAAGCCGGATCTTCACATCAATATTTTGATATGGGATTTCGCAGCGCTTTATGCGGCGGAACGGGAGATCAATTCTGCCCAGAAATTCGCGGCGCATGGGCGAGGACGCATTTCAATCTTAATGGACTCCACGCTTCCCTTGGGCTCCGCGCAACATCAGAAGTTCGTGGTGATCGACCGCTCGATCGCTTTTTCAGGTGGTCTCGATCTGACCATCCGCCGCTGGGACACGAACGAGCATCTAGCCGAAAACCCATTGCGAAGGGATCCGCAGGGAAGTCCGTACCTTCCATTTCATGACATTCAATGCGTGGTGGATGGTGAGGCGGCGCGTGCCTTGGAGGTGTTGGCAACAACGCGGTGGACAGCAGCGGGAGGCAAAGTCTCCGAAGTACCGTTACCCCTAGGCGATCGATGGCCTGGTGATATTCCGGTGCAGGCGCGGAATATCTCCGTGGGGATCGCACGAACGGAGCCGAAGCCTGGGAGTGGATATCCTGTCCACGAAGTCTTCGAGCTCTTTCAATTGTCGATTCGCTCGGCGAAAGATCTGATCTACATCGAAAACCAATTCATCAGCGCGCCATCGGTGGCCAAAGCGCTTGCGCAGAGAATGGTGGACTGTCCAACGCTCCGCGTCCTGATTGTCACCCCCAGGCGGCATTCGTCGTGGCTGGAATCGCAAGCGATGCAGGGCGGCCGGTCGAACTTCCTTGCGCCGTTTGTCGAAGCGAATGTCATCGATCGACTTCGTATTCTTTATCCTGCGGTGCGGGGCAAGGCGGTTGACGTGCCGGTCATGGTCCACAGTAAGCTGATGACCGTTGACGATCACTTCTTGCGGATCGGATCTGCAAACCTCAACAATAGATCGCTCGGGGCGGATACCGAATGCGATTTGGCGTTCGAGGCCACGATGAGCGGCGATCGGAAGTTCATTCGCGAGACGCGGAATAGTCTGATCGGCCATTTTTGCGGCGTGGATGCAAGTGTCATCGCCGCGCACGAAGCCGATCTTTTCGAATTCATCGATCGCCGCTCAAAGTCCGATGCTGGGCGACGGCTTCTACCCGTTCGGATCGACGTGCGCGGAACATGGACTGACGTTGTTCAATCCGTTGCGGATCCGCGGGAGCCGCTTCACCTGGAACGGACCGCGCGACGCCTTTGGACCGGCCGAACGATCACGGCGGTCGCCGCCATAGCCTTGCTGCTGGTAGGGCTTGCGCTGGCATGGCGTTATACATTTCTTCGCTCCTACACGGATGTCACCCTGTTGTCAGATGTCATTGCTCGCCATTCGCAGTCGATTTTTGCGCCGCTGTTTGTCATCGCGGCTTTCCTGCTGGGAGGCCTAGTCGTCTTCCCGGTCACCGTCTTGATCGCGGCGACGGCTGCGGCGCTGGGACCTTTCAAAGGCTTTGCGACTGCCGCCCTCGGCGTGCTGTTGAGTGCATCGTTGGTGTTCATGATTGGACGATTTGTCGGTCACCGGCGTCTGCAGTCGCTGCTCGGCGCGCGCGCGTTGCGGATCCAGCGGCAAATCGTCGGGAAGGGAATCATGGCTGTCGCAATGATCCGCATGGTTCCGATTGCACCATTCTCGATTGTGAATGTGCTTGCGGGCGCAAGCCAGCTCAAGTTTAGAGACTTCATCGTCGGGACTGCGCTCGGCATGGCGCCGGGTATTGTTGCAATGGCAGCGTTAGGGGCTCAAATCGCGGAGTTCGCCAGACATGCGTCCTGGTCCAGCACGTTGTTGCTTGGGCTCATCATTGCGCTCTGGCTGGTCCTGTGCGTTGGCGTACAGTTTTTGGTCACGTGGCTCGCCGAGCGTCGGAAATGA
- a CDS encoding endonuclease/exonuclease/phosphatase family metal-dependent hydrolase (product_source=COG3568; cath_funfam=3.60.10.10; cog=COG3568; pfam=PF03372; superfamily=56219): MMNTLRFMTWNVHGPLHLNPTFDLDAVCAVIEKWSPDVVALQEVDSRGQRTDPFKRLAEAVGEHRAEARSIVTRDGAYGQMLVSRWPFVELPKIVDVSYQEREQRRAIVAKIGAPFGEVKVVATHLGLSLHERHAQARAVADLIDSPRTVVMGDFNDWLWVKSVRRVLARHCPVRTGHRTFPSVCPILRLDRIYATPDCGIVRSWTDSKARGYSDHLPLLSEVKFCPVSISDRGVGRDVGEHPSPKELVFDRTEDS; encoded by the coding sequence ATGATGAATACGTTGCGCTTCATGACGTGGAACGTGCACGGGCCGCTCCATCTGAACCCGACCTTCGATCTCGATGCGGTCTGCGCCGTTATCGAGAAATGGTCGCCGGATGTGGTTGCCCTGCAGGAAGTGGACTCACGCGGGCAACGGACTGACCCGTTTAAACGACTGGCCGAGGCTGTCGGCGAGCATCGCGCCGAGGCGCGCTCCATCGTGACGCGCGACGGAGCCTATGGACAAATGCTGGTGAGCCGCTGGCCATTTGTCGAGCTTCCCAAGATTGTGGACGTGTCCTATCAGGAGCGAGAGCAACGCCGCGCGATCGTGGCCAAGATCGGCGCACCATTTGGAGAGGTCAAAGTTGTTGCTACACATCTCGGCTTGAGCCTTCACGAAAGGCATGCGCAGGCGCGAGCGGTCGCTGACCTGATTGACAGTCCAAGGACGGTCGTCATGGGTGATTTCAATGATTGGCTCTGGGTGAAATCCGTCAGGCGGGTTCTCGCCAGGCATTGTCCGGTGCGCACCGGCCATCGGACGTTTCCATCTGTCTGTCCGATCCTGCGTCTGGACCGGATTTACGCGACGCCGGATTGCGGGATCGTCCGCAGTTGGACGGACAGCAAGGCACGAGGTTATTCCGATCACCTGCCATTGTTGAGCGAGGTCAAGTTTTGTCCTGTCAGCATCAGCGACCGTGGGGTGGGACGAGACGTTGGGGAACACCCTTCGCCGAAGGAGCTTGTCTTCGATCGAACGGAGGACTCATGA
- a CDS encoding ATP-dependent DNA ligase (product_source=COG1793; cath_funfam=3.30.470.30; cog=COG1793; pfam=PF01068,PF04679; superfamily=50249,56091): MAAARKTPRKLEAMEARSVDEIPKGSEWQYEPKWDGFRCLIERKNDSITMTSKSGQDLTRYFPEVVDAARAIEEASFILDGEIVVPLGRTLSFDALLQRIHPASSRVRRLAAETPALFLTFDLLRQDSEDLSEQPLTKRRPALEALFKRAIRSGKTFRLSPMSTRLSDARRWLTSAGGGSDGVIAKRADMPYQAGNREGMQKIKRYRTADCVIGGFRYAERKQAGKAVVGSVLLGLYDDEGQLHHIGFSSAIKADERPALTKKLEAIETDRSFTGNTPGGPSRWSTKRSAQWQPVKPKFVVEVSYDHFTGGRFRHGTAIQRWRPDKKPSQCTMEQLKQKSVSLAKLLRGAPERGK, translated from the coding sequence ATGGCCGCAGCGCGCAAGACACCGCGAAAGCTGGAGGCGATGGAGGCGCGTTCGGTCGACGAGATTCCAAAAGGCAGCGAATGGCAATATGAGCCGAAGTGGGACGGATTTCGTTGTCTGATCGAGCGCAAGAACGACTCCATCACGATGACATCGAAGTCCGGGCAGGATCTGACGCGCTATTTCCCCGAAGTGGTGGATGCAGCCCGTGCGATCGAAGAGGCGTCGTTCATCCTCGACGGTGAAATCGTCGTCCCACTTGGCCGGACACTGTCGTTCGACGCGCTATTGCAGCGGATTCATCCGGCCTCAAGCCGCGTGCGGCGGCTCGCGGCTGAAACACCGGCGCTGTTTCTGACGTTCGATCTGTTGCGACAAGATTCGGAAGATTTGTCCGAACAGCCGCTGACGAAACGCCGCCCCGCACTTGAGGCGCTGTTCAAGCGCGCCATCCGGTCAGGGAAAACATTCAGATTATCGCCGATGAGCACGCGGCTGAGCGATGCCCGCCGCTGGCTGACGTCCGCAGGTGGCGGTAGCGACGGTGTGATCGCGAAGCGCGCGGACATGCCGTATCAGGCTGGAAATCGCGAAGGTATGCAAAAAATCAAGCGTTATCGCACGGCTGACTGTGTGATAGGCGGCTTCCGCTATGCCGAGCGCAAGCAGGCAGGCAAGGCGGTGGTCGGGTCAGTACTGCTCGGACTGTATGATGACGAGGGCCAACTCCATCACATCGGCTTCTCATCCGCCATCAAAGCCGACGAGCGTCCGGCGCTTACCAAAAAGCTGGAAGCGATCGAAACCGATCGAAGCTTCACTGGTAACACGCCCGGCGGGCCGAGCCGCTGGTCCACGAAGCGATCGGCGCAGTGGCAGCCGGTGAAGCCGAAATTCGTGGTTGAAGTATCCTACGATCATTTCACAGGTGGTCGGTTTCGGCATGGCACGGCGATCCAGCGATGGCGGCCGGACAAGAAGCCGTCGCAATGCACGATGGAGCAGCTCAAACAGAAGTCCGTGTCCTTAGCCAAGCTGCTACGAGGCGCGCCTGAAAGAGGCAAGTAA
- a CDS encoding NAD(P)-dependent dehydrogenase (short-subunit alcohol dehydrogenase family) (product_source=COG1028; cath_funfam=3.40.50.720; cog=COG1028; pfam=PF13561; superfamily=51735), translating to MNYPKPPFPAQQQSMPGSTAAMNPRPDHGEQSYKGSGRLTGLKALITGGDSGIGRAVAIAYAREGADLLIAYLNEDKDAREVKALVEQEGRKAILAPGDIRSAEHCRNLVKRAVDELGGIDILVNNAAHQNTFQDIVDISDEEWQLTFQTNIHAMFYLTKAAVPHMKPGSAIINTASVNSDMPNPTLLAYATTKGAIQNFTGGLAQMLADRDIRVNAVAPGPIWTPLIPSTMSEQRVSNFGKQVPMQRPGQPAELATTYVMLADPLSSYVSGATIAVTGGRPII from the coding sequence ATGAATTATCCAAAGCCACCATTTCCGGCGCAACAGCAATCGATGCCGGGATCGACGGCTGCGATGAATCCCCGGCCCGACCATGGTGAGCAAAGTTATAAAGGATCAGGACGGCTGACAGGACTGAAAGCCCTGATCACCGGCGGCGATAGCGGCATCGGCCGCGCTGTTGCGATTGCATATGCCCGCGAAGGCGCGGACCTTCTCATCGCGTATCTGAATGAAGACAAGGATGCACGGGAGGTCAAGGCGCTTGTCGAGCAGGAGGGGCGCAAGGCCATCCTTGCTCCCGGCGATATCCGGAGCGCGGAGCACTGCCGAAATCTGGTTAAGCGCGCTGTCGACGAGCTCGGCGGCATCGACATTCTTGTTAATAACGCAGCGCATCAGAACACTTTTCAGGACATCGTGGATATCTCAGACGAGGAGTGGCAGTTGACGTTCCAGACCAACATCCACGCCATGTTCTATCTCACCAAGGCCGCAGTCCCGCACATGAAGCCGGGGAGCGCCATCATCAACACCGCCTCGGTCAATTCGGACATGCCAAATCCGACATTGCTGGCGTACGCCACGACGAAGGGGGCGATCCAAAACTTCACCGGCGGTCTCGCACAAATGCTCGCGGACAGAGACATTCGGGTCAACGCCGTTGCGCCCGGCCCGATCTGGACACCACTTATTCCATCGACGATGTCGGAGCAGCGCGTCTCGAATTTCGGTAAGCAGGTTCCCATGCAGCGGCCCGGCCAGCCGGCGGAACTCGCGACAACGTATGTGATGCTGGCAGATCCGCTCTCCAGTTACGTCTCCGGTGCGACCATTGCCGTCACCGGCGGCCGTCCTATTATCTAA
- a CDS encoding hypothetical protein (product_source=Hypo-rule applied; cath_funfam=3.10.50.30; superfamily=159127), whose amino-acid sequence MGLANYAVVEHGGTWVILHDGEAEGDFETKEAAFVSAVSAASLAVREGHEVHVSAPGREASDGTALGSR is encoded by the coding sequence ATGGGTTTGGCAAATTATGCCGTCGTGGAGCATGGCGGTACGTGGGTGATCTTGCACGACGGTGAGGCAGAAGGAGACTTCGAGACCAAGGAGGCCGCTTTTGTATCGGCGGTGTCGGCGGCGTCTCTCGCGGTCCGGGAAGGACACGAGGTTCACGTCAGTGCGCCGGGGCGCGAAGCTAGCGATGGAACGGCGTTAGGTTCACGATAA
- a CDS encoding hypothetical protein (product_source=Hypo-rule applied; cath_funfam=3.30.420.40) — MLGYGSERMAMLFEDSLQIAWDYLDRLGEIEEPAIAARYLSETIERRLRSGEDHRILLSNHAINDYRRFVQERRRHGDRL; from the coding sequence TTGCTCGGCTACGGTTCGGAGAGAATGGCCATGCTATTTGAGGACTCCTTGCAAATAGCGTGGGACTATTTGGACAGACTTGGAGAAATCGAAGAGCCTGCGATCGCTGCGCGCTATCTCTCGGAGACCATCGAGCGGCGGCTGCGCTCCGGCGAAGACCATCGCATTTTGTTATCAAACCATGCGATCAATGATTATCGCCGGTTCGTTCAGGAGAGACGCCGCCACGGTGACCGCTTGTAG
- a CDS encoding hypothetical protein (product_source=Hypo-rule applied; pfam=PF11345; superfamily=48317; transmembrane_helix_parts=Inside_1_16,TMhelix_17_34,Outside_35_37,TMhelix_38_60,Inside_61_84,TMhelix_85_107,Outside_108_111,TMhelix_112_134,Inside_135_143), with protein sequence MLRLSLSSLKEGRWYEYLTRFALGGAATVFAGVMSSAFGASIGGLFLALPAIFCASATLIERHEIRRKHKAGLSGTRRGQQAAALEAAGAALGSIGLLAFALFFWWTVEESSPLAFLGATAAWTAASIAAWRIYKRSPWRRLS encoded by the coding sequence ATGCTGCGGCTCTCGCTATCATCGCTGAAAGAAGGCCGGTGGTATGAATACCTCACCCGCTTTGCCCTTGGCGGCGCAGCGACGGTGTTTGCCGGCGTGATGAGCTCTGCGTTCGGCGCATCGATCGGCGGTCTCTTTCTCGCCCTGCCCGCCATTTTCTGCGCCAGCGCGACGCTCATCGAACGTCACGAGATCCGGCGAAAACATAAAGCCGGATTATCCGGTACACGGCGCGGCCAGCAGGCAGCGGCACTCGAGGCCGCCGGTGCCGCCTTGGGAAGTATTGGCTTGCTGGCGTTCGCCCTGTTTTTCTGGTGGACCGTTGAGGAGAGTTCGCCTCTGGCATTTCTGGGCGCGACCGCTGCCTGGACTGCCGCATCGATCGCGGCATGGCGGATCTACAAGCGGTCACCGTGGCGGCGTCTCTCCTGA
- a CDS encoding asparagine N-glycosylation enzyme membrane subunit Stt3 (product_source=COG1287; cog=COG1287; pfam=PF11345; superfamily=53383; transmembrane_helix_parts=Outside_1_3,TMhelix_4_22,Inside_23_28,TMhelix_29_51,Outside_52_60,TMhelix_61_83,Inside_84_89,TMhelix_90_112,Outside_113_115), whose protein sequence is MAEYAIRFLLGGVVVSAFAMLGDMLRPKSFAGLFGAAPSVALATLVIAVVQHGPHYAAMQTQSMALGAIALAIYSLLVCYLLMRARLRAFTATLVALVVWLAAAVGLHFLILGNG, encoded by the coding sequence ATGGCCGAGTATGCCATTCGTTTCCTTCTCGGCGGCGTCGTAGTGTCGGCATTCGCCATGCTAGGCGACATGCTCCGGCCGAAAAGCTTTGCGGGGCTCTTTGGCGCCGCACCGTCCGTCGCACTCGCAACGCTTGTTATCGCCGTCGTTCAGCACGGCCCGCACTACGCTGCTATGCAAACCCAAAGCATGGCGCTCGGAGCGATCGCGCTCGCCATCTACAGCCTGCTCGTCTGTTACTTGCTGATGCGTGCGCGCTTACGCGCGTTCACAGCGACGCTCGTCGCACTTGTGGTATGGTTGGCCGCTGCTGTCGGCCTTCACTTTTTGATTTTGGGAAACGGCTGA
- a CDS encoding membrane-associated phospholipid phosphatase (product_source=COG0671; cath_funfam=1.20.144.10; cog=COG0671; pfam=PF01569; superfamily=48317) → MTIKIRPTKLDTEIAHAVAAHAEPLPELLARTLTYGADEKVLLVFAGMAWVYAHAKKRSLRPAADHVFTVTLVTAILPHILKRYVNQTRPDRCVGSAHRRGIPISGRANDAFPSGHAVHMGALASAATALRPKYRNMVWGATIGLAVSRIVILAHWTSDVIIGFGIGAVTERVVRRFTRFPLSLETRRRRQ, encoded by the coding sequence ATGACGATCAAGATCCGTCCCACCAAACTGGACACCGAGATCGCCCACGCTGTCGCCGCTCACGCCGAACCGCTGCCTGAACTTTTGGCGCGCACATTAACCTATGGCGCGGACGAAAAAGTTTTGCTGGTGTTCGCTGGCATGGCGTGGGTTTATGCGCACGCGAAAAAGCGCTCTCTCCGCCCGGCGGCTGATCATGTCTTCACCGTCACCCTGGTCACGGCCATCCTTCCCCACATCCTGAAGCGATATGTCAATCAGACCCGCCCCGATCGATGCGTCGGCTCCGCTCACCGGCGCGGCATCCCGATCTCCGGCCGTGCGAACGATGCATTTCCGTCAGGCCATGCGGTGCACATGGGTGCTCTGGCATCGGCGGCCACGGCGCTGCGACCGAAATACCGCAACATGGTTTGGGGCGCGACCATCGGACTTGCCGTTTCGCGGATTGTCATTCTGGCGCACTGGACAAGCGATGTGATTATCGGCTTCGGCATCGGCGCCGTCACTGAGCGAGTCGTGCGTCGCTTCACGCGGTTCCCGTTATCGCTCGAAACCAGACGCCGGAGGCAATGA
- a CDS encoding hypothetical protein (product_source=Hypo-rule applied), producing MNERSQWSSGQVDDGLPRKSEDDIQREELGPRGVPGQPDPAKMTPQRDKKTPKYIDPGHTS from the coding sequence ATGAACGAGCGCAGTCAGTGGAGCTCCGGGCAGGTGGACGATGGTCTTCCGCGCAAAAGCGAGGATGACATTCAACGTGAAGAGCTTGGGCCGCGCGGTGTTCCCGGACAGCCTGATCCCGCGAAGATGACGCCGCAGCGCGACAAGAAGACGCCCAAGTACATCGATCCGGGCCATACCTCCTGA
- a CDS encoding CBS domain-containing protein (product_source=COG0517; cath_funfam=3.10.580.10; cog=COG0517; pfam=PF00571; smart=SM00116; superfamily=54631), giving the protein MRVSDVMTSDVKIMNPDQTIKQAATMMRKMDIGLLPVGENDRLVGMISDRDIALRGVAAGKGPDAKVRDVMTKDVRYCFDDEDTEDICERMAECQVRRLPVLNRDKRLIGIVSLGDISRLSSEASKALAGISRPGGEHTQKAHAQKH; this is encoded by the coding sequence ATGCGTGTAAGTGATGTGATGACGTCGGACGTCAAGATCATGAATCCTGATCAAACGATCAAGCAGGCCGCCACAATGATGAGAAAGATGGATATTGGCTTGCTTCCGGTCGGGGAAAACGACCGCCTCGTCGGGATGATTTCGGATCGCGATATCGCGCTTCGCGGAGTGGCCGCGGGGAAGGGGCCGGACGCCAAGGTCCGGGATGTCATGACAAAGGACGTTCGATACTGCTTCGACGACGAGGATACTGAAGACATCTGCGAGAGAATGGCGGAATGCCAGGTGCGAAGGCTCCCGGTTCTCAATCGCGACAAGCGATTGATTGGCATCGTCTCGCTTGGCGATATCTCCCGGCTGAGCTCGGAGGCGTCAAAGGCGCTGGCAGGGATATCTCGCCCTGGCGGCGAGCACACGCAAAAAGCCCACGCACAAAAGCACTAA
- a CDS encoding hypothetical protein (product_source=Hypo-rule applied; superfamily=57184) — MISDSQKLAMQQCIDACLSTAMNECLETGGKHIEPKHFRLMMACTEMCRTSAHFMLINTPHYKHTCKECAEICQECADDCEGIGDMEECVAACRRCAKACLAMAA, encoded by the coding sequence ATGATCTCTGACAGTCAGAAACTCGCTATGCAGCAATGCATCGATGCGTGCCTTTCGACGGCGATGAACGAGTGCCTTGAAACCGGAGGCAAGCACATCGAGCCGAAACACTTTCGTCTCATGATGGCATGCACGGAAATGTGCCGCACGTCAGCGCATTTCATGCTGATCAATACGCCCCATTACAAACACACTTGCAAGGAATGCGCTGAAATCTGCCAGGAGTGCGCGGACGACTGTGAAGGTATCGGCGACATGGAAGAATGCGTTGCCGCCTGCCGCCGATGTGCAAAAGCATGCCTCGCGATGGCGGCGTAG
- a CDS encoding hypothetical protein (product_source=Hypo-rule applied), with translation MSKIQNAYQYQLRREAEQLREEAERWPHGRARDALLQRVTRLELTAKIEGWLSSPELRQPEDKQGMTRPHP, from the coding sequence ATGTCAAAAATCCAGAACGCATATCAGTATCAGCTTCGCCGGGAGGCCGAGCAGCTGCGCGAAGAGGCTGAACGCTGGCCTCATGGACGAGCCCGAGATGCCTTGCTGCAACGCGTGACCCGGCTTGAGCTCACCGCAAAAATCGAAGGCTGGCTAAGCTCCCCGGAGCTTCGGCAGCCAGAAGACAAACAGGGTATGACACGCCCCCACCCATAG